From the genome of Papaver somniferum cultivar HN1 chromosome 2, ASM357369v1, whole genome shotgun sequence, one region includes:
- the LOC113348513 gene encoding uncharacterized protein LOC113348513 isoform X2 gives MDLVGGGEAVDPSKVVGSEENLVSVVGEKRVVVDCDETENFGVKKKARVDYGGDMKRVAELVLVLSGMGKMRGGRNPTDVEKELMVEAKEKLVEICQFMSPQDVIPKDAIRVVMEDLGLNKSADQRLGFRPSKMSIAEKYVLAKKKMEESQKLVDQSGTFSSPMLKAGYGTKADINRTMHTLHTVHKSPALGGYQAATSVVHVPSVTSPASLNQLHVNGVQSASVSRGSIGTSSGPVSSSSHLHRNGPPIRSDGRPNGSIYPSHVQANASGNHATFSPQSVAVNKVGQGNKGLDHTRNVDGTTEASTYKVALQVTRDQNSKPSVQTVHGNAIMHQPSQVTNYHQPSSVFSNHSDIAKNVQKLLHSRPPQHPNWTPPSTDYMNKSLTCQICKVTIIDVESLLVCDACEHGVHLKCLQSFNQKGIPKGEWHCPKCLISSNGKPLPPKYGRVTRNNPTQKVSSNTTKTQAPPVKVERQNEKVDPQKITANGNPDGQYLTHVGSTGGTHPVSASDSQASNASEDIGTKLSSCTKKIDEEPLPEMKSVPKEATGVCSPANSNKSKDSSTQQHQNSDSSSCQQEALTSEVKSLPNVQSGVSCPDKPSNASIDVSYQSQATCSSQDADIAEQPSNMEVSANPGHTVNTSDLIETFKCNPPSDVRQDGGDVAQIISPGTSDVGNGAKSCLRSSLDGTLSVEWVGDILHVVDEKAFYTSCLINGIVYKLQDHALFRSNNDNLRPSKLQSLWEDTKTGSKWAVVNRCYLPDDLPDVVGLPCTPEINEVYESNHGSTVRAGLIQGPCEVLFPNKFKKISERRSHSETDDGSQPIFSCK, from the exons ATGGatctggttggtggtggtgaggcTGTGGATCCATCGAAGGTAGTAGGATCGGAAGAGAATTTGGTATCAGTTGTTGGGGAAAAGAGGGTGGTGGTGGATTGTGATGAAACTGAGAATTTCGGTGTGAAAAAGAAGGCGAGAGTTGATTATGGGGGAGATATGAAGAGGGTTGCGGAACTTGTTTTGGTTTTGTCTGGTATGGGGAAAATGAGAGGTGGGAGAAATCCTACTGATGTTGAGAAAGAGTTAATGGTTGAAGCAAAGGAAAAATTGGTTGAGATTTGTCAATTCATGTCTCCTCAGGATGTTATACCTAAAGATGCAATCAGGGTTGTTATGGAAGATCTTGGGCTTAATAAGTCTGCAgatcaaaggctagggtttcgCCCTTCCAAAATGTCCATTGCTGAGAAATATGTGCTGGCAAAGAAGAAG ATGGAAGAGTCCCAGAAATTAGTGGACCAATCTGGAACATTTTCGTCACCAATGTTGAAAGCAGGATACGGTACTAAGGCCGATATCAATCGCACAATGCATACATTGCATACAGTTCACAAGTCTCCAGCACTTGGTGGCTATCAAGCTGCTACATCAGTTGTTCATGTTCCATCTGTAACTTCACCAGCATCACTTAATCAATTGCATGTCAATGGAGTGCAGTCTGCCTCAGTTTCCAGGGGATCAATTGGCACTTCTTCTGGTCCTGTTTCTTCTTCCTCGCATTTGCATCGAAATGGGCCGCCTATCAGATCAGACGGAAGACCGAATGGATCAATTTATCCATCCCACGTTCAAG CAAATGCCTCCGGAAATCACGCAACTTTTTCACCACAATCTGTAGCTGTAAATAAAGTGGGTCAGGGAAACAAGGGTCTAGATCATACCCGTAACGTTGATGGAACTACTGAAGCAAGTACATATAAGGTAGCACTTCAAGTTACAAGAGATCAAAACTCAAAACCTTCTGTCCAGACTGTACACGGAAATGCCATTATGCATCAACCTTCTCAGGTCACAAACTATCACCAACCTTCATCAGTCTTCTCCAACCACAGTGACATCGCCAAAAATGTTCAAAAGCTTTTGCATTCAAGGCCTCCCCAGCATCCCAACTGGACCCCTCCCTCGACCGATTACATGAACAAGTCATTAACTTGTCAAATATGCAAGGTTACAATCATTGATGTAGAGAGCTTACTTGTTTGTGATGCTTGCGAGCATGGAGTCCACTTAAAATGTCTGCAATCATTCAACCAAAAGGGCATCCCTAAGGGTGAGTGGCACTGCCCCAAGTGCTTGATATCAAGCAATGGGAAGCCGTTGCCCCCGAAATATGGCCGTGTTACAAGAAATAATCCTACGCAAAAGGTTTCCTCCAATACAACTAAGACTCAGGCTCCTCCTGTGAAGGTGGAACGCCAAAATGAAAAGGTTGATCCACAGAAGATAACGGCTAATGGGAATCCTGATGGACAATATCTTACTCATGTTGGTAGTACTGGTGGCACACATCCTGTCTCAGCCTCTGACTCACAGGCGTCTAATGCAAGTGAGGATATTGGGACTAAGCTTTCATCATGCACCAAGAAGATAGATGAAGAGCCTCTACCCGAGATGAAGTCAGTGCCAAAAGAAGCAACAGGAGTTTGCAGTCCGGCTAATTCTAACAAATCAAAAGACAGTTCCACTCAACAACATCAAAATAGCGACTCCTCCTCGTGTCAACAAGAGGCATTAACTTCCGAGGTCAAGTCACTTCCAAATGTTCAGTCAGGTGTCTCTTGTCCTGATAAACCATCGAATGCTAGTATTGATGTGTCTTATCAGTCACAAGCCACCTGCAGCTCGCAGGATGCTGACATAGCAGAGCAGCCAAGTAATATGGAAGTTTCTGCAAATCCAGGTCACACTGTGAACACATCTGATTTGATAGAGACGTTTAAATGTAATCCACCGTCTGATGTCAGGCAGGATGGTGGGGATGTTGCTCAGATAATATCTCCTGGAACCTCGGATGTCGGGAATGGAGCTAAAAGTTGCCTTAGATCATCGTTGGATGGAACACTTAGTGTTGAATGGGTTGGTGACATACTACATGTTGTGGATGAGAAGGCATTCTACACTTCTTGCCTAATTAACGGGATAGTTTACAAGCTGCAGGATCATGCTCTTTTTCGTTCAAACAATGATAACTTAAGACCTTCAAAACTTCAG TCTCTATGGGAGGATACTAAAACTGGGTCAAAGTGGGCTGTCGTAAATAGGTGTTACTTGCCTGATGACTTACCAGACGTTGTCGGCCTACCATGTACACCAGAAATTAATGAG GTATATGAATCTAATCATGGTAGCACCGTGAGGGCAGGCCTAATTCAGGGTCCATGTGAAgtccttttcccaaacaagtttaAGAAAATATCTGAAAGAAGAAGTCATAGTGAAACAGATGATGGGTCACAACCCATTTTCTCATGCAAGTAA
- the LOC113348513 gene encoding uncharacterized protein LOC113348513 isoform X1 produces the protein MDLVGGGEAVDPSKVVGSEENLVSVVGEKRVVVDCDETENFGVKKKARVDYGGDMKRVAELVLVLSGMGKMRGGRNPTDVEKELMVEAKEKLVEICQFMSPQDVIPKDAIRVVMEDLGLNKSADQRLGFRPSKMSIAEKYVLAKKKMEESQKLVDQSGTFSSPMLKAGYGTKADINRTMHTLHTVHKSPALGGYQAATSVVHVPSVTSPASLNQLHVNGVQSASVSRGSIGTSSGPVSSSSHLHRNGPPIRSDGRPNGSIYPSHVQANASGNHATFSPQSVAVNKVGQGNKGLDHTRNVDGTTEASTYKVALQVTRDQNSKPSVQTVHGNAIMHQPSQVTNYHQPSSVFSNHSDIAKNVQKLLHSRPPQHPNWTPPSTDYMNKSLTCQICKVTIIDVESLLVCDACEHGVHLKCLQSFNQKGIPKGEWHCPKCLISSNGKPLPPKYGRVTRNNPTQKVSSNTTKTQAPPVKVERQNEKVDPQKITANGNPDGQYLTHVGSTGGTHPVSASDSQASNASEDIGTKLSSCTKKIDEEPLPEMKSVPKEATGVCSPANSNKSKDSSTQQHQNSDSSSCQQEALTSEVKSLPNVQSGVSCPDKPSNASIDVSYQSQATCSSQDADIAEQPSNMEVSANPGHTVNTSDLIETFKCNPPSDVRQDGGDVAQIISPGTSDVGNGAKSCLRSSLDGTLSVEWVGDILHVVDEKAFYTSCLINGIVYKLQDHALFRSNNDNLRPSKLQSLWEDTKTGSKWAVVNRCYLPDDLPDVVGLPCTPEINEVYESNHGSTVRAGLIQGPCEVLFPNKFKKISERRSHSETDDGSQPIFSCKWFYDESKGLFRAVTDLI, from the exons ATGGatctggttggtggtggtgaggcTGTGGATCCATCGAAGGTAGTAGGATCGGAAGAGAATTTGGTATCAGTTGTTGGGGAAAAGAGGGTGGTGGTGGATTGTGATGAAACTGAGAATTTCGGTGTGAAAAAGAAGGCGAGAGTTGATTATGGGGGAGATATGAAGAGGGTTGCGGAACTTGTTTTGGTTTTGTCTGGTATGGGGAAAATGAGAGGTGGGAGAAATCCTACTGATGTTGAGAAAGAGTTAATGGTTGAAGCAAAGGAAAAATTGGTTGAGATTTGTCAATTCATGTCTCCTCAGGATGTTATACCTAAAGATGCAATCAGGGTTGTTATGGAAGATCTTGGGCTTAATAAGTCTGCAgatcaaaggctagggtttcgCCCTTCCAAAATGTCCATTGCTGAGAAATATGTGCTGGCAAAGAAGAAG ATGGAAGAGTCCCAGAAATTAGTGGACCAATCTGGAACATTTTCGTCACCAATGTTGAAAGCAGGATACGGTACTAAGGCCGATATCAATCGCACAATGCATACATTGCATACAGTTCACAAGTCTCCAGCACTTGGTGGCTATCAAGCTGCTACATCAGTTGTTCATGTTCCATCTGTAACTTCACCAGCATCACTTAATCAATTGCATGTCAATGGAGTGCAGTCTGCCTCAGTTTCCAGGGGATCAATTGGCACTTCTTCTGGTCCTGTTTCTTCTTCCTCGCATTTGCATCGAAATGGGCCGCCTATCAGATCAGACGGAAGACCGAATGGATCAATTTATCCATCCCACGTTCAAG CAAATGCCTCCGGAAATCACGCAACTTTTTCACCACAATCTGTAGCTGTAAATAAAGTGGGTCAGGGAAACAAGGGTCTAGATCATACCCGTAACGTTGATGGAACTACTGAAGCAAGTACATATAAGGTAGCACTTCAAGTTACAAGAGATCAAAACTCAAAACCTTCTGTCCAGACTGTACACGGAAATGCCATTATGCATCAACCTTCTCAGGTCACAAACTATCACCAACCTTCATCAGTCTTCTCCAACCACAGTGACATCGCCAAAAATGTTCAAAAGCTTTTGCATTCAAGGCCTCCCCAGCATCCCAACTGGACCCCTCCCTCGACCGATTACATGAACAAGTCATTAACTTGTCAAATATGCAAGGTTACAATCATTGATGTAGAGAGCTTACTTGTTTGTGATGCTTGCGAGCATGGAGTCCACTTAAAATGTCTGCAATCATTCAACCAAAAGGGCATCCCTAAGGGTGAGTGGCACTGCCCCAAGTGCTTGATATCAAGCAATGGGAAGCCGTTGCCCCCGAAATATGGCCGTGTTACAAGAAATAATCCTACGCAAAAGGTTTCCTCCAATACAACTAAGACTCAGGCTCCTCCTGTGAAGGTGGAACGCCAAAATGAAAAGGTTGATCCACAGAAGATAACGGCTAATGGGAATCCTGATGGACAATATCTTACTCATGTTGGTAGTACTGGTGGCACACATCCTGTCTCAGCCTCTGACTCACAGGCGTCTAATGCAAGTGAGGATATTGGGACTAAGCTTTCATCATGCACCAAGAAGATAGATGAAGAGCCTCTACCCGAGATGAAGTCAGTGCCAAAAGAAGCAACAGGAGTTTGCAGTCCGGCTAATTCTAACAAATCAAAAGACAGTTCCACTCAACAACATCAAAATAGCGACTCCTCCTCGTGTCAACAAGAGGCATTAACTTCCGAGGTCAAGTCACTTCCAAATGTTCAGTCAGGTGTCTCTTGTCCTGATAAACCATCGAATGCTAGTATTGATGTGTCTTATCAGTCACAAGCCACCTGCAGCTCGCAGGATGCTGACATAGCAGAGCAGCCAAGTAATATGGAAGTTTCTGCAAATCCAGGTCACACTGTGAACACATCTGATTTGATAGAGACGTTTAAATGTAATCCACCGTCTGATGTCAGGCAGGATGGTGGGGATGTTGCTCAGATAATATCTCCTGGAACCTCGGATGTCGGGAATGGAGCTAAAAGTTGCCTTAGATCATCGTTGGATGGAACACTTAGTGTTGAATGGGTTGGTGACATACTACATGTTGTGGATGAGAAGGCATTCTACACTTCTTGCCTAATTAACGGGATAGTTTACAAGCTGCAGGATCATGCTCTTTTTCGTTCAAACAATGATAACTTAAGACCTTCAAAACTTCAG TCTCTATGGGAGGATACTAAAACTGGGTCAAAGTGGGCTGTCGTAAATAGGTGTTACTTGCCTGATGACTTACCAGACGTTGTCGGCCTACCATGTACACCAGAAATTAATGAG GTATATGAATCTAATCATGGTAGCACCGTGAGGGCAGGCCTAATTCAGGGTCCATGTGAAgtccttttcccaaacaagtttaAGAAAATATCTGAAAGAAGAAGTCATAGTGAAACAGATGATGGGTCACAACCCATTTTCTCATGCAA ATGGTTTTACGATGAATCGAAAGGACTATTCAGAGCTGTCACCGATTTAATATGA